A single region of the Raphanus sativus cultivar WK10039 chromosome 1, ASM80110v3, whole genome shotgun sequence genome encodes:
- the LOC108863476 gene encoding obg-like ATPase 1, whose protein sequence is MPPKAKAKDAGPVERPILGRFSSHLKIGIVGLPNVGKSTLFNTLTKLSIPAENFPFCTIEPNEARVNIPDDRFDWLCQLYKPKAEIPAFLEIHDIAGLVRGAHEGQGLGNNFLSHIRAVDGIFHVLRAFEDSDIIHVDDIVDPVRDLETITEELRLKDIEFIKNKIEDVEKSMKRSNDKALKVELDLLLKVKAWLEEGKDVRLGDWKTADIEILNTFQLLSAKPVVYLINMNERDYQRKKNKFLPKIHAWVQEHGGDTMIPFSGVFERSLADMLPDEASKYCEENKLQSALPRIIKTGFSAINLIYFFTVGHGEVRCWQIRRQSKAPQAAGAIHSDFERGFICAEVMKFEDIKEHGNEPAVKSAGKYRQEGKTYVVQDGDIIFFKFNVSGGGKK, encoded by the exons GTTGGTTTACCAAACGTGGGAAAGTCTACGCTTTTCAACACTCTGACAAAGCTTTCCATCCCAGCTGAGAACTTCCCCTTTTGTACCATTGAGCCTAACGAGGCACGTGTCAACATCCCCGACGACAGGTTCGACTGGCTCTGCCAATTGTACAAGCCTAAGGCTGAG ATCCCAGCTTTCTTGGAAATTCATGACATTGCTGGACTTGTTAGAGGCGCTCATGAAGGACAGGGCCTTGGAAACAACTTCTTGTCCCATATTCGTGCTGTTGATGGCATCTTCCATGTTTTGC GTGCATTTGAAGATTCTGATATTATTCATGTCGATGATATTGTTGATCCCGTTAGAGATTTGGAGACCATTACTGAAGAACTGCGACTGAAG GATATTGAGTTCATTAAAAACAAGATTGAAGATGTGGAGAAGAGCATGAAGAGGAGCAATGACAAGGCTCTCAAAGTTGAACTTGACCTCTTGCTAAAG GTAAAAGCTTGGCTGGAAGAAGGAAAGGATGTCCGTCTCGGGGACTGGAAAACAGCTGATATCGAGATTTTGAACACTTTCCAATTGCTCTCGGCAAAGCCCGTTGTTTACCTG ATTAACATGAATGAGAGAGACTACCAGAGGAAGAAAAACAAGTTCTTGCCCAAGATTCATGCTTG GGTTCAAGAACACGGTGGTGATACTATGATTCCATTTAGTGGTGTTTTTGAAAGGAGTCTCGCTGATATGCTTCCAGACGAAGCATCAAAGTATTGTGAGGAAAACAAACTGCAAAG TGCTCTTCCGAGGATCATCAAAACCGGATTTTCAGCCATTAACCTCATATATTTCTTTACAGTTGGGCATGGTGAG gtgAGGTGCTGGCAAATTAGACGGCAGTCAAAGGCTCCTCAAGCTGCAGGGGCCATTCATTCTGATTTTGAGAGAGGATTTATTTGTGCCGAG GTTATGAAGTTTGAGGATATCAAGGAACATGGCAATGAACCTGCCGTCAAG AGCGCAGGAAAATACAGACAGGAGGGGAAAACATATGTTGTTCAGGATGGAGatatcattttcttcaagttcaaTGTTTCCGGTGGTGGCAAGAAATGA